Part of the Brachyhypopomus gauderio isolate BG-103 chromosome 17, BGAUD_0.2, whole genome shotgun sequence genome, TTATCACTGTACAATGATCAGTGTACAATTATGACTGTACATTTATCACTACAATCATGACTGTACAATAATCACTGTACAATTATCATTGCAGCCTCAACAACTTTGTATCTGTGCACATGATTCTAAAATGTAGATGACCTGAATAAGGTTTCAGAGTTGGCCAGGTGTGTGAGGCAAAATACAACAAACCTTCATGCACTTGCACATGATCTTCAGGAACTCTGCATTCCTGTGAGTTAAATCACTTTGcattttccatattttgtctGTGGCATTTTATCTTAGACTACAAACTATAAACAGcatttattgtttttaaataatttgCACGATGTGACAATTTCAGGCCTTCATGCAGAGCATGTTTACAACAATTCTGACCTTTACATGGCCATCATCCTTACATGAGCAGAACACTGTCCGAATGGTAAGACAAAACTACGGTTAAAACTAGTCagtactagtgtgtgtgtgtgtgtgcatgtcctgTGATGTGTAGCAGAATAAAGTACAGCCCTCTCCATCATTACACAGAAGCAGCACTGGGAGCTTTCTACCAAGTGGTGCCTGAATGCAATCAGCACAGGGGCTCATATCCTAAAGGGGAAAGTGTACAGGAATTATATGATAGACCTCAGAGTATCTAACAGCAAACTCTACAAAAGAGCCCTTCACATGCTGGAGGTATGGTCATGCCTTGTGCCACCATCACCACAGCTCTCTCAGAGGACGTTTAAGGTGTAGGTGTAAATGCCAGATCCAATTATTTACCACAAACTCAGTGGCAAATAATTGTAGTGTCACATGGATGTGAATTGTCACTATTGCTATTGAGTAATTCTGGATTCTTGGTTAATCAACTCTTCAGTATAATCACAATTGATGTCAGATTTAAATGGAAAATTCTgtactttaatgtttttttcatctTCAGGAGTTCACAGGTAGCACCCACATACAGTGCAATATGACTCTTCTGAGAGCTATCtatggtgtggaggtgttgacTGATGAGATGATCTCAGCAGATGTGATACACCACACACTAATGGCTATCAAAAAGGACAGGGTAAGAACTCATTCATGTATAGCACTGAATGAAACGAGGAAGTCTTTACAAAATTCATAGGCAGTGACGAAGGTGTCAAGACATATACTATGATACACAGGAGTCCATGACTTCCATAACTGGATTGTTTTGGGTTTGTAATTGTAGGTGGTTCCCACTGCTCTGGTGATGCTGCGGTCGGGCTGTACACTAGCGGAGGCTAGATCACGCCTTGCTGCTCGCCCTGTCATTCGAGAAGCTGTGGCTGCTTGCCTGGAGTCGCCATAGTGCAGAACTAccacaaatgtaataaaaaaatgaacaaatcaGTAGCTCGCAAGGATGTTGCTGGACGTGTTCTCAATTCTGGCATGCTAGGACATTTCTCATGTCACAAATTCTAAATAAAATTAATGTTGTTATTAATTGTTGTAATTATTTGTTACAGCGTATGAGTGCAGCTATGGTTTTATTAAACAGTGTAAAACCTGTGACCTCATTAAAAAAGGAATAGCTATAAAACACATAGCTAACTACGAAAGCATAACTAAACAAAAGACAGTTTGTGTGACAGAGAAGGAATTTTgcattgtaataaaaaaaacagcttcCTTTCCAACTGCTGGGAACGTACACAAACCAGTTCTACAACCGCTGCCATGACCGTCTATGTGCATCCGAAGTAGTCTTGTCATAACAACTAACATGGTGACCTCGAAAACATCTAGCAAAGATGGGCAACTGCACCTGCACCTGTAAGTGCTGCCGTTTGCTGTGCCCAGAACAAGAGGATGAGGAGAGCATCAGCTCAAAGGACGCCTACAAATCACTGTATGATTACCACTGTCGTTCCCTGAGGGACCTGAAGCTCAACAGAGGGGACATTCTGGAGGTGATTGCGGAGACCGAGCACTGGTTGTATGTAAAGAGGCACACAGTGAAAGACAAGAAGCATGGAGCTGTTGAGGAGGAGGGCTATGTGCCTCGAAACTACGTCAAACCAGTAACTAGTTTGGAGGCAAATATGTAAGTATTTGGATGGAGTGGTTAGAAATAAAACTGGCATGGATATTTTTTAATGGTCGAATAAAATGTATGTATGCTCTAGTTATTTTAGTGATTGGTCTGCACAAGTGATTTCAAGACTGCTGTAAGCTatgtaaaaaaaatctaaaaatctAAAATAGTGTGTTGTCCATTGAAACATGTTTGTCAAACCTGTCGAAACTCCGGCTTTGTAGCCTGCACTTTAGTATGAGTCAGCGCAGTAAAGAAGGATCAGGAAGAGGAAGGACGTTCCTACATGTCTGGTTCCTCAAGTTAGTTTGGTTGTTCTTTTGATTAGTCATACTGTATTATATCTCTTGAATCATGTTTGAGAGGTATAAATGGGTAATGTGTGaacagccctgctcatgtatgACGTCTCTAGTGCAGCCTTATAAACACTTggaaataaaatacaattaaatGGGGAACCACCCTGAATAGCAAGGGAACATAATTACTTTTAATTATCACTTCATTAATGATCATATCACGTCAGTTTCAACTCAGAAAAGTTCGACAATGTGACTGTACTTGAAATTAGGAATAGCACTCTTGAATCACAAGCATGCAGATAAGTATTTTAAAAAAAAGGACTTAACTTATTTTTAGAAAATTTTATAGCtcataattagctttttatatTCTAAGCTTTTAAATGCAGAaccttatagtttttttttgtggtcCTTTTGTAACAAGAGGTggactttttacttttttattgtttatGATCATATATTTTACCATATATTTTATCATgtacttttattatatattttaccATGTAGCACTTTGAGGTTTGTTTTCAAATGTAAAgtgcattacaaataaaatgtattattattattactattattaatattattttgtgtgtttattttgtaatCAGAAATACTGTAAAGTAAAGCTGCATAAAGAAAATTGATCCAACCTGTTGCTGGTTCACAAGCCCCGTCGCTTTAAACTTGTTGATTTGCATCCTGGTTCTTATCAGTGAGCAGGTGATAATAACACCAACCTTATTTACAGATGGTATTTTGAAAATATCAAAACTCGCATTGAGGCCAAGAGGTGTTTGCTGAGACCAGAAAACTGTGAGGGTGCATATATTGTGTGGAGAAGTTCAGAGAACGATCACTTCTACCTATCTGGTAAATACTCCCCAATACTAAAATAATAACTTTTGAAGAACACCACTTTTAGTGTGACTTCACACCTGAAATCacatctttttcttttttcagtaAAGAACGAGCCCCATGCAAGGCACTACAGAATTAAGGAGCAGGAAACTGACCACCGATTTTACCTTGTTTGTCAAAAAACATTCCAGACCTTGTCTGAATTAGTGCAGTTCTACTGCACACATCAGGATGGCCTGTGTGCACGCCTTAGCCAACCGTGCATCAGGGCAAGTATTCTGGGGACTTCTGACAAATACCATTTCACATTTAACAGAGCAAAGGATGGCTGTGCTGTGTTCACCGTGCGAGGCTTAACTTTGACTGATCTCCAACAGGACGTGCCTTCCCTCCCCAGCCTGTCTGTGGATGCACAGTGGGAGGTAGACAAAAACCTGCTGACCAAAGTGGAGAAACTTGGCAGTGGGGAATTTGCTGAGGTGTGGCGAGGGCTGTGGGCCAACAAGATAGATGTAGCTATTAAAGAATTTCGAGGTAACTCGTTAAAAAAATATCACGACAGATGTGTTGTCGTATTTCAGTTCAAATATGAGAAGGGAATGCTTTCTTGCGCACAAGAGCGTTCATGACTTGTCATTCACCTTTGACCTTTCGTGCAGCTGTCAGTCCAGACATACATAACGAAATAGAGATCATGAAGGAACTTTGGCATGAGCGTCTGCTGAAGCTGTATGCCGTGTGCACTATTAGTGAACCTTTCTGCATCATCACCGAGCTCATGAAGAATGGTAGTTTGAAGAAATACCTCATAAGTAAGTGAAATGATGCTAACTCAGCTGCTAAAACAGCTAATTAAAATAAAGATTgtgtatatcttataatttgTTTATATAAACAATTAACATCCTTATTGTCTTTCAGATCACAAAGAGAAGAAAGATATTGAGTTTTCACTCATGGTGGACTTTGCAGTACAGGTATCAGGACCCATCTTGCTTCTGGATATATAATATGTCCAAAACAATATATAACTGACTAAGGTATTGAAATCCAAAATTGGATTTTCtagttttgtttctgtacttcTCCATGTTATCAGATTGCGGAAGGCATGGCGTATTTGGAGAGCAAGAAAATAGTTCACAGAGACCTGAGGGCAGACAACATCTTGCTAACTGACATGCAGTCTTGCAAGATAGCAGATTTTGGACTGGCTCAGTTTACTTTCCAAAGCGATCAGAATATTGCGTCTGGTAAGCACCATATTTATTACAACATAAATTTCATTGTCACATTATAGATTCAAGTAAGCAATGTTTCTCTAAACTTCAGTCAAGGTTCCAGTGAAGTGGATGGCACCAGAAATCTTTGATGGAAAGGAATACACAACTAAGTGCGATGTGTGGTCTTTTGGAATCCTCCTGACTGAGATCGTCACATATGGAAATGATCCATATCCAGGTAAACTCCTATTAAAAAGACTGAACGAGAATGGAGGATTTCACAGCATTGAAATTCTAACCCCTTTACGTTTTTTATGAATGCAGATCAAGACAAAATGGCTTGCATCCAGGCTAttcagagaggggagaggatggCTCGGCCACCAGACTGCCCTTTAGCACTCTATGACATCATGTTGCTTTGCTGGATTTCCAATCCTGAAGAGAGGCCTTGCTTCACAGAGCTCCAGGACAGGTTAATAGCTCTGGTTCCTGAGCCTGTCTTAGAGCTTGAGTAGGGCACAATGAAGAGATAAACAGAGATTGCAAATCTTTTGTCAGAAGTCAACTTTgatcaattgattgtatttccTCCATGAACAAAATCACTAATATCATAAACATataaccagacacagacacaagatATATAGCTACACTTTACCCATCAGACTGCTGATTTTAAAGTTGATTATCTGAAGAAGATTCCAGGGAGGAACTGCACTGTAGTGTAGTACAGTCCATAATATATAACTACCTATATAACGATGTAAAGCATACCTGCTGTCTCTTCAAATCCCCAAATCTGAATATGCACGTTCTTCCACATTCTAAGCACTTTCTATCACATTCTAAGCACATTCTGGCTGTAAAGCTGCACTGACAGAAAGGCCAGCATGAGAGGCATCATGGCTGACTCCTATGTGAGGGAGTCAAAGTCCTGGGGGCATGAATGTTGGAAGTCACCAAGGCAAGCCTGACGATGCCACATCACCCAACCCCACTTCATTAAGCAAGCGGGATGAGGCTCAGAACAGCAGCAAGATTAAGTGTTCCCTCTTGTCATCTGGAAGCAAGCAGAGAGCCGACCTTGACCACCAGTTAAGGTTTCCTGTGGATCACCGTAACCTCCTTATGGCTGGATTTCTCTGTCTTTCCCTGCTAAGGTTGTTTATTGTGGCTGAGCTGACAGTTCCATGGGAAAGTACATAGAGCTAGCAGCCTAGTGCTCACACAGAGGATGGAGCCCAGGCATGTTTCCAGCAGAAACAGGTTGCAGATCACATATGAGAAGATGCTCCCGGCGCTTTCTGAGGTCTCCTGGATTCAACAGATCCATGGTCTGTGTTCATGAAGGTTCTTAAAGACCTGTCAGAAGAGGCAGCACAAGGGAGTTTTTGACTTTGGCTCCAAAGAAAGCACAAGGATTAGGAAAAGCACGGATCCTAGAGCCAGCCAGAACCCTGTACTGAGAGACGTGTACTGCGGCGCTGAACAGCACAATCACACGTGCGTCAGGCAGAACTGCCAAGGAGCTGCTGACATCCAGATTCCTCAAACTTAAACAAGTACTGTAGTATTTCGAACTCTATTATCTTTATTTGTTTGAACTTTATTATCTCTAAAAAGTGTTAGATTCTGTTCTTTCCTGATTATTGCTGCATACAACAAATTACACAACTTATCAGTGGTTATCAGtgttttacttacttactttaaTTTGGTTCAGAATTCTGTTCACAGTCTACACTGAGGCACAATTTTCCCACCCTTAATGTTAACAAGACTGAACTTATTCATATTCTTTGGCTAAAAAAAAACCTACTCCCATGAAACttaaaatctgtttttttttcaaatctCAGAATGACTttgttttaatgctgctttgttttaAGTTCAACCATAATAAGTTATTCTTCAACAGATTCATAACACTGTGAGGTTCCGATCATGCCTTTCAAATCCTATCAGTGGCTACCTTAtccatgcacacgcacacacacacacacacacacacacacacacacacacacacacacacacatacatacgatCACACTGCATTGAAGATCAGTGATGAACGTGACCACTTCCAGAGTGATTCGAATCACTTAAACACTTGATTAgttattgatttgttattgtTAGTTTTTCTGTTACCCCTTCATGATTTTACATGACTGTATTCTACCACTGTTGTATACCACAGTacagataaaataaaatatggtattttaattaaaaattgtttattattattgttgttagtagtagtagtagtagtagtagtagtagtagtagtagttcagCTAGTTAATATTAGTTACCTAATAGCTAAATATGTGCCTCTTGCAAATATTTCCAAAGGGCTGCACCAAGGAGCCTTAGACAGCTGAGAACAAAGCTATGCTTATGTTTTGTATGATTTATGGAGTATTATAAAACTCAGATATTTGCGTCAGCCTCCCTGCTCTTATTGGGTTAGGTTTAGTCTTTGGGTAGATTGAGATTGAGGCAGATTAGCCTTAATCCTTCCTTTTAGCTAAAGATACTTGCACTGCAAAGACAGCAGGATTAGCATGATGCAAATAATTCTGTTTTGGTGCCTAGACACACAAATAATACTATTACATACAATATAGTACAACATGTTCTGATGCACATATAGATGTTAAGTATTTCAAAGAGGAAGTCTGCGCTTTATACTGCGATTTATACTAGACTGTATTCTTTTATGAACCTCTTCTTTTACATCCCTGATTATTGtatcaaaattaacactgtttTCCTTTGCATATACAATTGGCATACGGAGCCACCAAGAAAGAATATGGTCTCCAATTTGGTTTAGTAAAAAGTAACATGCCGATTTTCTtggattttattgttttattgatCATAAAGTAGAGTAACAGTATTCTACAAACACTGGCCATGTGTTTGAAGTGTCATGCATTAAAAGAGGGTTCACGTTGTAAAACAGTTCAAAAATCTGAAAATCTCACAGATACAAGAATTAGTAAATAACACGTAATGCAATGCATGTAACGACTGAGACAGCAATGTAGAAATGTTTGTTCTAGTGCTCTTCTCATACTAAAAGGGCCTCACATTCCTCCAGCAGTACTCCAAATTCCACCCTTAGGCTTTGCACCCGTCGGTTTTCTCACAACAAAAACTAAAAGATGGGATTGTAAcagattattattaatatactCTGGGAAGGTACATAGTGTTGTTCATCTTAAAGACATAATTATTGTTGCTTGTGCTAGCATTCTCCCAGATGTTCTGCTGAGAAAAAAAACTATTTCTGAGAAAAGAACTTCCAGAACACTTGTTTTCATTTTGTATGGCTGGTTAAACTTTTGAGACTTCCTTACTTCTGTACAATTAACCTGATTTTTCTACATATTGCATTTTACACATGTAAGGTATGATTTGGAAGATGGATTTGTAACATCCTGGAAGTAAAATGTTCACTGTAAAGGAGTCTGTGAAGGTCTGTCCATATTGTATGGTGTCctctgttttgtgtgtatgtcaAGAATATTAACCAAATTTATTAATATatttgttatttgtttgtttgctttatttattataaactaaaacatatatatttattaattttacaCTTCAATATAAATTAGTTTTAACAATAGTTatctataaatataaatataaatatacacataatATTACAATACAATAATATACAGGTTTAAATATAAGGGTGAATATTAGTCCCATATTTCACGACACTCGTAGTTACATACTCAAGTAATATGACAAATTTCTTaaagtgtagaattaatgtccaAAGAGAGACTAAAACTCATACAGTTCAATATTTCTGTCCAATGGCTTCCTTTGTTTATTGAACTTTATTGGAGACCTATTCCTTCTATTATGTGTAAATTGTCGTTCAATTACCTCATTCCATACTTCCACTTCATTGCCACATCATTGAGACTCTGTAAAAGATCCCAGTTAATCACTGGAGATTTCTATAAAACTACAATCACCTTTAGCTTTGCTTGGACTGCAAGATATTTTGAAATAATCCAATGATCATGGTTTGGATTCAActagatgttttcattttgtattCTCTGCCATCCTGGCCTCCATTCCCTCATCTTCTTCTGCTCGATTT contains:
- the LOC143481097 gene encoding tyrosine-protein kinase Src42A, with translation MGNCTCTCKCCRLLCPEQEDEESISSKDAYKSLYDYHCRSLRDLKLNRGDILEVIAETEHWLYVKRHTVKDKKHGAVEEEGYVPRNYVKPVTSLEANIWYFENIKTRIEAKRCLLRPENCEGAYIVWRSSENDHFYLSVKNEPHARHYRIKEQETDHRFYLVCQKTFQTLSELVQFYCTHQDGLCARLSQPCIRDVPSLPSLSVDAQWEVDKNLLTKVEKLGSGEFAEVWRGLWANKIDVAIKEFRAVSPDIHNEIEIMKELWHERLLKLYAVCTISEPFCIITELMKNGSLKKYLINHKEKKDIEFSLMVDFAVQIAEGMAYLESKKIVHRDLRADNILLTDMQSCKIADFGLAQFTFQSDQNIASVKVPVKWMAPEIFDGKEYTTKCDVWSFGILLTEIVTYGNDPYPDQDKMACIQAIQRGERMARPPDCPLALYDIMLLCWISNPEERPCFTELQDRLIALVPEPVLELE